One region of Gammaproteobacteria bacterium CG11_big_fil_rev_8_21_14_0_20_46_22 genomic DNA includes:
- a CDS encoding protease SohB, whose product MIDALIHILVFVVEVVVLALAIVFVLASIIGLSAKAKAQNKVSVKNLNEHFNELAQTVLSEADKPAKKQHKKAAKKAKKNPPKHTLFVVDFSGDIRASQSTALRQEISTVLLAAKKGDEVFIRLESPGGLVNAYGFAASQLQRVKDAGLKLTVAVDQVAASGGYMMACVADRIIAAPFAIIGSIGVILQMPNFNKWLKKHDIDFEQLSAGEYKRTLTLLGENTTEKREKMQHDIDATHDLFKQHVADHRPNLDISKVATGEYWYGKRALELGLVDELKTSDDFLLAARQHWQLRLVKLHSKRGFMQRLRQGAETLLATQQTAP is encoded by the coding sequence ATGATTGATGCCTTAATACATATTTTAGTTTTCGTCGTTGAAGTCGTCGTACTGGCGCTGGCCATCGTGTTTGTCTTGGCCTCGATTATTGGCTTGAGTGCCAAAGCCAAAGCACAAAACAAAGTGAGCGTAAAAAACCTCAATGAACACTTTAATGAGCTTGCTCAAACAGTATTGAGCGAAGCAGACAAGCCCGCGAAAAAACAACACAAAAAAGCGGCCAAAAAAGCCAAGAAAAACCCGCCTAAACACACACTGTTCGTTGTTGATTTCTCAGGCGACATTCGTGCCAGCCAATCGACCGCACTGCGCCAAGAAATCTCCACCGTATTGCTGGCCGCTAAAAAAGGCGACGAAGTGTTTATCCGGCTTGAAAGCCCAGGCGGCTTGGTCAACGCCTACGGTTTTGCCGCCTCACAATTGCAACGCGTGAAAGACGCCGGCCTTAAACTCACCGTCGCCGTCGATCAAGTGGCTGCTAGCGGCGGGTATATGATGGCGTGCGTGGCCGACCGCATTATCGCCGCCCCCTTCGCGATCATCGGGTCGATTGGTGTGATTTTACAAATGCCAAACTTTAACAAATGGCTAAAAAAACACGATATCGATTTCGAGCAACTTTCCGCCGGCGAATACAAACGCACCCTCACCTTGCTGGGTGAAAACACGACGGAAAAACGCGAAAAAATGCAGCACGATATCGATGCAACACACGATTTATTCAAACAGCATGTCGCTGATCATCGCCCGAACCTGGACATTAGCAAAGTCGCCACCGGTGAATACTGGTACGGCAAGCGTGCCCTAGAACTTGGCCTAGTCGATGAGCTTAAAACCAGCGATGATTTTTTACTCGCAGCACGACAACATTGGCAACTGCGCCTAGTGAAACTGCACAGCAAACGTGGTTTCATGCAGCGCTTACGACAAGGCGCTGAAACCTTGCTTGCCACACAACAGACCGCGCCCTAA
- a CDS encoding glyoxylate/hydroxypyruvate reductase A, whose amino-acid sequence MTIGLIIGATPEETKRREKQIHQWREALNAQLAPGELQVWPNIDQSTIEYLILWNHPIGMLKQCPRLKAVTSLGAGVNHILADESLPRDLPVARVTDTVLSRDMTHYVIQAVLNQSRMLDRFREGQTRKEWRQTPPFTLNDELTVGIMGLGEIGQHIARALQSINIPVIGWSRRLKTLESMPCFDEAGLDEFLANSHILVCILPLTPATEGILNLELMQKLPKGAYIINIARGQHLVEADLITACDNDQLSGAKLDVFHTEPLPQDHPFWTHPKIEITPHNAGVSLPANVAPFLLENYRRVQRGETLLNQVEITQGY is encoded by the coding sequence ATGACGATCGGTCTGATCATCGGCGCCACACCAGAAGAAACGAAGCGGCGTGAAAAGCAAATCCATCAGTGGCGAGAGGCTTTAAACGCGCAGCTTGCACCGGGCGAGTTACAAGTCTGGCCCAACATCGACCAATCCACCATTGAATACTTGATCCTTTGGAATCACCCTATCGGCATGCTCAAGCAGTGTCCCCGCTTAAAGGCTGTGACCTCGCTCGGCGCAGGCGTGAACCATATCCTGGCCGATGAGTCACTACCCCGTGATTTACCCGTTGCACGTGTTACAGACACGGTGCTCTCACGTGATATGACACACTATGTGATTCAGGCTGTGCTTAACCAAAGCCGCATGCTGGATCGTTTTCGTGAAGGCCAAACGCGTAAAGAATGGCGACAAACACCGCCCTTTACACTGAACGATGAGCTCACTGTGGGCATCATGGGCTTGGGCGAAATTGGTCAGCACATTGCTCGCGCCTTGCAGTCGATTAATATACCCGTGATTGGCTGGAGTCGTAGACTGAAGACCCTGGAAAGTATGCCCTGTTTTGACGAAGCCGGCCTGGATGAATTTTTAGCTAACAGCCATATTTTAGTGTGTATTTTACCGCTGACGCCTGCAACAGAAGGCATTTTAAACCTTGAGCTCATGCAAAAACTGCCCAAAGGTGCTTACATCATCAACATCGCGCGTGGGCAGCACTTGGTGGAAGCCGATTTAATCACTGCTTGCGACAACGACCAGCTCTCTGGTGCCAAACTCGATGTGTTTCACACTGAGCCACTCCCGCAGGACCACCCCTTTTGGACACACCCCAAGATCGAGATCACCCCGCATAATGCAGGCGTCTCGCTGCCCGCCAACGTCGCCCCGTTTTTGCTTGAGAACTACCGCAGAGTACAACGAGGCGAAACCCTGCTCAATCAAGTTGAAATCACGCAGGGTTACTGA
- a CDS encoding tRNA (N6-isopentenyl adenosine(37)-C2)-methylthiotransferase MiaB, with product MSTKKVFIKTYGCAMNEYDSNRMLDVLADQANTVETKTIEDADIILLNTCSIREKAQEKVFSELGRIRKLKEKKPDLKIGVGGCVASQEGKLIARRAPYVDVVFGPQTIHRLPELVKQAETSKKVVVDISFPEIEKFDKLPEPSVKGVSAMVSIMEGCNKYCTFCVVPYTRGEEISRPFNDVLRECIGLAEKGVREITFLGQNVNDYQGKMADGEVADLALLIHTAAAIDGIDRIRFTTSHPNAFSENLIDAYAEVPQLANQLHLPVQSGSDRILAAMKRNHTILEYKSKLRKLRKVRPDIYISSDFIVGFPGETEADFEKTLDLVREIGFDFSFSFIYSPRPGTPAASLPDNTPLDVKKERLARLQALLTENTQKYSRAMVGTVQKVLVTGAAKKHEGQLTGRTENNRIVNFEGNPRLVNTFVDIHITQAQPNSLRGEIVTQGE from the coding sequence ATGAGCACCAAAAAAGTCTTCATCAAAACTTACGGTTGTGCGATGAACGAGTACGACTCCAACCGCATGCTCGATGTGTTGGCCGATCAAGCCAACACGGTGGAAACCAAAACCATTGAAGATGCCGATATCATTTTGTTAAACACCTGCTCGATTCGTGAAAAAGCGCAAGAGAAAGTGTTCTCAGAGCTGGGTCGTATTCGAAAGCTTAAAGAAAAAAAACCTGATTTAAAAATTGGTGTGGGCGGTTGCGTGGCGAGCCAAGAAGGCAAACTTATCGCCCGGCGCGCGCCGTATGTGGATGTGGTTTTTGGCCCACAAACGATTCACCGCTTACCTGAGCTTGTTAAGCAGGCAGAAACCTCAAAAAAAGTCGTGGTTGATATTTCTTTTCCGGAAATTGAAAAATTCGATAAATTACCCGAGCCTTCAGTGAAAGGCGTAAGCGCCATGGTCTCCATCATGGAAGGCTGCAATAAATACTGTACGTTTTGTGTGGTGCCTTACACACGCGGCGAAGAAATTAGCCGCCCGTTTAACGATGTGCTTCGCGAGTGCATCGGCTTAGCCGAAAAAGGTGTGCGCGAAATCACATTTTTAGGCCAAAACGTGAATGATTACCAAGGCAAAATGGCGGATGGTGAAGTCGCAGACCTGGCTTTATTGATTCATACCGCGGCTGCGATTGACGGCATCGATCGCATTCGCTTTACCACCTCTCACCCGAACGCATTTTCTGAAAATTTGATCGACGCTTATGCTGAAGTACCTCAGCTCGCCAACCAACTGCATTTACCCGTGCAATCAGGCTCCGACCGTATCTTGGCTGCCATGAAGCGTAACCACACGATTTTGGAGTATAAATCTAAGCTGCGTAAATTACGTAAAGTACGCCCAGATATTTATATTAGCTCGGATTTTATCGTGGGTTTTCCCGGTGAAACAGAAGCTGACTTTGAAAAAACCCTGGATTTAGTGCGCGAGATTGGTTTTGATTTTTCATTCAGCTTTATTTATTCACCACGCCCCGGCACACCCGCGGCCAGCTTGCCGGATAACACGCCCTTAGACGTTAAAAAAGAACGCTTAGCACGCTTGCAAGCACTGCTCACTGAAAACACGCAAAAATATTCGCGCGCCATGGTCGGTACCGTGCAAAAAGTGCTGGTTACCGGGGCAGCTAAAAAACACGAAGGTCAGCTCACGGGCCGCACGGAAAATAACCGCATTGTGAACTTTGAAGGCAACCCACGCTTGGTGAATACTTTTGTCGATATCCACATCACACAAGCGCAACCGAACTCTTTGCGCGGAGAAATTGTCACGCAGGGAGAATAG
- a CDS encoding UDP-N-acetylenolpyruvoylglucosamine reductase, with the protein MPVDIQHNVCLKALNTLAMPVKAKSFVAPRNLDELKEIIQHETGPFFILGGGSNCLFAHDIDALVIHPQIFDMRVLEETPQEVLVEFGAGVPWHEAVTYCVKEQFYGIENLALIPGLVGAAPIQNIGAYGVELCDVFHSLDAMDIKTGELVQFNRDACHFGYRDSVFKHEAKGLYCITAVRLCLSKTPALKTRYRTLDEYLQTHHIINPTIDDVFCAVMNIRQSKLPDPKKLANAGSFFKNPIVTREVYETLKEHAQHLPQFSVDQQRVKIPAAWLIEQCGFKGYRLGDAGVHTEQALVIVNHGQASAKDILALSKLIQTQVYERFGLHLEPEVNIPNLETAPGV; encoded by the coding sequence ATGCCTGTTGATATCCAGCACAATGTCTGCCTAAAAGCACTCAATACCTTGGCAATGCCGGTCAAAGCCAAAAGTTTTGTCGCACCTAGAAACCTCGATGAACTTAAAGAAATTATCCAACACGAAACGGGCCCGTTTTTTATTCTCGGCGGTGGCAGCAATTGTTTATTCGCCCACGATATTGATGCGTTAGTCATACATCCACAAATTTTCGATATGCGTGTACTGGAAGAAACGCCCCAGGAAGTGTTAGTCGAGTTTGGCGCCGGTGTTCCTTGGCACGAAGCGGTGACCTACTGTGTGAAAGAGCAATTTTACGGCATTGAAAATCTGGCACTTATTCCAGGCCTCGTGGGCGCTGCGCCCATACAAAATATTGGTGCTTATGGTGTGGAACTGTGCGATGTGTTTCACTCACTCGACGCAATGGACATAAAAACCGGCGAGCTTGTGCAATTTAATCGAGACGCTTGTCATTTTGGCTATCGCGACAGCGTGTTTAAACACGAAGCAAAAGGTTTGTACTGTATTACTGCGGTCAGACTGTGTTTGTCTAAAACACCCGCCTTAAAAACACGCTATCGCACATTGGATGAGTATTTACAAACACACCATATTATCAACCCCACAATCGATGATGTCTTTTGTGCAGTCATGAACATTCGCCAAAGCAAACTGCCCGACCCGAAAAAACTGGCCAATGCCGGCAGTTTTTTTAAAAACCCCATCGTCACGCGCGAAGTGTATGAAACACTGAAAGAACATGCCCAACATTTACCGCAATTTTCAGTTGATCAACAGCGGGTAAAAATCCCGGCTGCTTGGCTCATTGAACAATGTGGTTTCAAAGGGTATCGCTTGGGCGACGCTGGCGTACACACCGAGCAGGCCCTGGTCATTGTCAATCACGGCCAGGCTAGCGCCAAAGATATTTTAGCGCTGTCCAAACTCATTCAAACTCAGGTGTATGAGCGTTTCGGTCTTCATCTTGAACCTGAGGTTAATATACCTAACCTAGAAACGGCACCAGGCGTCTGA